GCGTGTCTGGGAGATTTGCAATGCGCTTGACGTAATCAGCGTCGCCCGCAATCCACTTGCCATCACGGAGTTCAGCACCACTAAGAGCCGCCTTGTAATAGCCCGCGTCAATGCCGGAATCGCGCCATTTTTTCACCAAAAGACCCGTGATAAAAGTTTTACCGACATCCGTACCCGTCGCCGTAACGAAATAACCTTTGGGCTTTGAGGTATGAGGTCGTTCGCCATTGGCGAACTCTGAGGTTTGAGCTTGCAATTTTTCTTCAAACATAGGTTTATCCGTTTTTACGAGTCGTCATCCTGAACCCCGAAGGGGTGAAGGATCCAGTTAAGTCTTGGAGAGAACTTCTGCAATTTCCTTGGCGGCAAGAGCAAGTTCCTCGTGAGTATGTGTTGCCATAAGGCTCGCGCGTAAGCGTGCCTGCCCTTTTGCAACCGTCGGATAACGGATTGCTGGAATCAAGACGCCCTCATTCTGGAGCGTTTCCGAAATCCGCAAAGCCTTCGCTTCATCCCCAATGATAATCGGGATAATCGCCGATTCCGTTTGCGGAACTTGTAACCCATGCAAGCGCAAAGCATCGCAAAAGAATTTCACGTTGTCACGCAATTGCTGGACGCGTTCCGGGTGCGCATCGATGAACTGCAAATTGCGGAGTGCCGCCGCCGCTACCGCAGGGGCCATCGCTGTCGTGAAAATAAAACTGCGAGACTTGTTTTTCAAGAATTCAATCAACTGCTTGGAGCCGGCGACAAAGCCGCCTTCGGCGGCCACGGCCTTGCTCAAAGTCCCAACAGTTACATCGGCATGTTCACAATTGTAATGTTCCGCAAGTCCGCGCCCCGTGCGCCCAAGGACGCCCGTGGCATGCGCCTCATCAATCATGAGCAACACGCCATGCGCTTTCGCAATCCGCAAGAGTTCCGGCAAATTCGCCAAATCGCCATCCATGCTGAAAACGGCATCCGTCACGATGAGACCACGGAAGGGATGCGCACCTTGTTTCGCATTTCCCGCATCACTTAAAGCGGCGCTTGCCGATGCGCTTTGTGCTAAGAACTCCGCCTTGGCAGTTTCAATCGCGCGTTCCAAATCGGCCATGTCATTGTGCTTGTACACAAAGCATTTTGCACGCGAAAGGCGAATGCCATCAATGATGCTTGCGTGGTTCAGTTCGTCGCTGAAAATAAAATCGTTCTTGCTACACAACGCAGAAATCGTTCCCACGTTCGCCATGTAGCCCGTGTTAAAAGCAATTGCCGCCTCTTCGCCTTTGAACTTTGCAATAAACTCTTCGAGTTCATCGTGCGGAGTCTTGTTGCCGGTCGTGAGGCGAGCGCCACCACTCCCCGTTCCCCATTCAAGGACCGCATCCGCCATCGCCTGCTTGAGTTCAGAAACGTTCGCCAAATCCAAGTAAGAATTCGAAGCGAGCAAAACCGTATCCTTACCCGCAATCGTCACATGCGATGCTTCTGGCGACGAGATATGGCGCAACGTGCGGTACGTATTGTTCGCACGCGCCGCTTCAAGCGCATCTTTCGTGAAAAAGTCTAAAATTTGTTCGTTCATTTTTTACTTCTGAATTTTCACGAGTACTTTCTTCTTTTGCAAGTACTCGATGCATTCTTCGGCGGAGGCTTTTCGGGAATCAAACAAGAAAATGCGGCCTCCGTTTTCGTCGCCCATTTCCTTCATTTTCATGATGCGCACATAGCCGAGTTCCTTGCTCGCGACATAGCCTGTCACATAATTCGGGTCATCGCTTACGCAGAATTCTGCCACCATACCCGGTGCATTCGCCACCTTGGTCGCAAGGACGATCGCTTCGTTAAAATGATTCTTGCAGCCATCGACTTCGCTCGAATGGAGCGCATCCATGTAAGTCGCACGTACACCGCGTTCGTGGTCTGGTTCCAGGCGGTTTCCCGTCGCAATGTCGTAAAGCATCGCCCCACGCATCGGGAACGTCTCGCGCAGAAGATCCTGCAATTTTTCTTTAAATTTTTTTGCGCCATCACAAGGTCCCTGAGCCTGCCGAAGGGCCATCAGCGGAGTAATCAAGCCAAACGCTTTCTCCAAGCCTTTCTGCCACGTTTCTACATCTACGCGCGTTACAGGGAGCGATTTCAAGACCTGAATATCGCTTTCGTGAACCTTTTCAATTTTCACATTGATAAAATCCGGGTCGCCTTTGGAATGATTCATCGCACGGCGCACCATCGCCGCACAGACAGTTTCCACGGAATCACGACCAACAATACGTTCAGCACCGGAAATATGCTGTTCATGGGAGTTTTCGCCTTCGCCAACATGCTGCGAGGCTCGCATTTTTAAACTGTAGTAATCCATAAGAGCCTTCTTTTACGCGCCACAATTTAGAAAAAAGGTCTTTATTTTTTCATTGAAATGAATATATTTTTACTAGTAACGGGAGTAATGACTTTTCTTGGTAACTGATATGGGTGATTGCAAAAATTTTATAGCGGACTTTCCTGTGGACTCTGCGGAGTTTTTCACAGCTATAACTTACGCCACATCTGAGCTGTACATTTCAATGCATGTACTTGATCTTGAGAATAACACTGCGTTTCCTATCAAGACCAACGAATTCATCGATAAGTTCATGAAATGCGGCAGCACCCTACAGGATAGTATTACCAATATCATGGTGAACCTTGCATGCCCAGAAAGCGTTTCAACCATCAAGAATTTTACGATCCTTTCAACATTGTCGGAACGCATGAAGAATGCAAATGTTATTTCCGAAATTTTTCACGGAAAGATTCACGGCTGGAGTAAGGCGATGTTTGTACGCGTTGGTGATGACAAGCCACTACGTCGAGTCCTGTACGTTGTCGAAAACGTGAATGCGCAAATGACAAAGCTGGAACAAGAGAAAGAGCTCTTGGAGCAGAACCGCAAACAACAAAATATGATCAATGCGCTCATGAACGGATACGCCTCTGTAGTCGGAGTTGATTTTGTCACAGAAAAGGTGGAATTTTTCCGCACAAGCGATCGAGTCAAAAGTGCTCTTGGCTTCATGAAAGAACCGCCTCCGTTCAAGATCCTTGTTGAAAAACTTATCAATACGGCTGTACACGAAGAGGATCGAAAAAGTATCCGAGAAGTGGCTGATGAGTCCTATATTAAGGAATACTTGCCAGTCGGCAATAGTTTGTCAAAAATTTTCCACAACGAAGTCGGCCAATATGTTGAAATGAAAATTGTGCGAACCGGCGAAGAAACAACCGTGTTCGGTTTCACCGACAAAAATAACGAAATCACAGAAATAAACGATAAAATCTACAGAGATTCGTTGACTCAAGTGATGAACCGCAAGTATTTTGATGATAAACTATCATCGCGTAATAGTCAAGCCGTCGTAATGGCTGATATTGACTTTTTCAAAGATGTTAATGACAATTACGGCCACCAGTGTGGTGATGCAGCCCTTGCCGCCGTAGCATCGATATTGAGTTCATCTGTTCGTAATTTAGACCGCGTAGTACGTTATGGTGGCGACGAATTTTTAATCTCGTTCAAGGGTATTACTCATGAAGTGCTGAGAAACAGACTTGAACAGATGCGCGCTCGGGCAGAAAAAATTAAACTGCAAGATTACCCAGATGTAAAGTTGACGATGAGCTTTGGCGGAACATTCGGAGACGGAATTGTTTCAGACATGCTCTCCTTTGCCGACAAGGCGCTTTACGTATCAAAGAAAAAACGGAACTGTGTGACCTTAGTTCCGTTTGAAGAAAAAATTTAAGTTGTATTTACTCGTGGAATTCGTCTTCGCCATCCACAATCGGCGCGGGTTCGCATTCTCCAATCATCTTAATCGCTTCGCAAATGCGGTCCACTTCAGCATCGCTCGTGATGAACGGCGGCATCGTATAGACGTAATTGCAGAACGGACGTAGCCACACGCCAGTTTCGCGAATCACGCGCAAGATATCGTCTGCACTTGGCTTTGCCTTAAGTTCCAAAACGCCAATTGCACCGAGCACACGCACGTCCGCCGCATTTTCGAGCGAACGTAGCGGTTCCAAATTCGCTTTCAAGCGCTTTTCAATACGCGCCACGCTTGATGCATAATCGCGACTTTCAAACAGCGAAAGCGAAGCAATCCCAGCCGCGCACGCTAGCGGGTTTGCCATGTACGTCGGGCCATGCATAAATGCAGGAATCTTGCTATTTGTAATCGTGTCGGCAACTTTCTCGGATGCGACACAAGCCGCCATCGTAATGCTACCGCCCGTAAGCGCCTTGCCGATGCACATAATGTCCGGCTTTATAAAGTCGGCGCAATCCTGTGTTGCGGTATGCATCATCGCAAATCGCGGGCCCGTGCGATAAAATCCAGACGCAATTTCATCCAAAATAAGCAAGATGCCATAGCGGTCGCAAAGCTCGCGGAGGCGCTTGAGGTAGCCAGCATTGTAAAGCCACATGCCATTTCCGCCTTGGAAAACAGGCTCGCAAATGACAGCCGCAATTTCATTTTTATGCTCTTCGACAACGCGTTCCATCGATGCAAAATCGCTATCGTCCCAAGCGCTATCAAAACGGCAATTCGGGCGTTCCGCAAAGTAATGATGCGGCATGATTCCGCGGAAAAGCACATGCATGCCGTCAGGATCGCTCAAAGCCATTGCACCTGCAGTATCGCCGTGGTAGCCGCCCTTCAAGGCGACCAACTTACAGCGCTCCGGGCGACCCAGCGAATGCTGGTACTGCACCGCCATCTTGGCGGCGCATTCCACGGCGATGCTTCCCGAATCAGCAAAGAAAATCTTGTTCAAGCCTTCGGGCAAAAAGTTCACCAACTTTTCGCCAAGTTCAATTGCAGGCTCGTGCGTAAAACCGCCGAACATCACGTGGCACATCTTTTCGCTTTGCTTGCGAATCGCTTCAACAATTTCAGGAGCGTTATGCCCGTGAGCCATGCACCACCAGCTCGATACGGCATCAATCAGTTTCAATCCGTCGGCGGTTTCAATCGTCGTTCCGTGAGCCGACTTTGCAAGGAATCTTGCGGGAGTATTTTTCAGCGCAGCATACGGGTGCCACAAATGCTCGCTGTCGAAATTCAATAGCGTATTCATTTGCGGCGCAATATAGAAAATTGCGCGGTATTTTTCTATCAAAAAGGAGATGCCCCATCAAGTGGGGCATGACAGAATCCAAGTCGGGCATGACAAGTCGTAGGTATGACAGGTCGTGCACATTTTTCAATGGCATTCCCCGGCGGCATCTCGAATCAGCGCGACTTCTCGTAATTAAAAGTGCCGCGCGGCATTTACCGGCGGCATCTTGAAACAGCGCGGAATCTCGCGAAGTTTCTATCGAATGAAGTTCGTATAGACTTTCTGCTTGGCGTCAGGCTGCGTCACGCCCGCCTGCTTGCCCGCATCAATGCTCTTGAGGAGCCATGCCATATTGCGGCCCAGTTCCTTCATAATCTGCACGCCTTCTTCGTCCTTCAGCACATCTTCCGGATTCGAACCGTGAACCATGTTCCAATAGCGCGAAGTCACGAGCGGTTGTTGCGCATAAGTCGGGTACTTGTTAAGCACATCGAGAGTTGCGGTCGTCCCTGCACGGCGTGCGGAAACCACGTTTGCCGCCGGCTTGAATAGCAGATTTGCCTCAGCAACACCATAAAGACGGTCGAGGAACATCAGCATTTCGCCACTCGGAGAAGCGTAATAAACCGGAGAACCGTAAACAACGCCGTCCGCCGTTTCCAAGAGTTCCTTGGCTTCGTGGACAACTTCGTTCACCTCGCCCTTGAGCACTCGCCCACCGACAAACACGATTTTCGTCTCGATTCCAGCGGCCTTGAGCTGGTTTGCGACGATGTTCAGAGCTGTATAAGTGCAGCCATTTTCACGACGGCTGCCATTAAACAAGATGACCTTCATTTTAGAACCTCCATGTTACCTACTAAAATAGTATAAAAAATCAAAATATTTTTGACAAATGTTAAATTTTGTCTATATTTACAATATACCAATAAATCCTTGGAGAGAAGATGAGCCCCCATAAAATCAGCCAAAAGGGGATGTTTGCTGCTATTGCAACATTTGCCCTATTCGCGTCAACAGCAAATTCCGCCGACGTCCGCTACAAAGACCGCCTTTTCGAGGTCGAAAAGAAAAAGGACGTAACTTTTGCATCTGACGTTCCGTACTTAAGTTCGCCACACATGTTGACGCAGGTGATCCAGTCTATGGCAGGCGAAACGCTCTATTTTTACAGTAGCGAAAACGAAGTCGAAAACAAGCCCCTGTTAATGGACCTTTATACGCCAACCGGCGATACCGAGAAAAAACGTGCCGCCGTTATCGTCAGTCATGGTGGCGCCATGATTGCAGGCGCTAAAGACGATACAGACCAGCAGACGGTCAACTACTGCGATTCCCTTGCCGCTCGTGGCTATGTCACAGCATCCATCCAATATCGTCGAGGAGTCACAGTTTCTGGCAGCGGTATGAGCTACAGCATTGACAGCGTCGATTTCGCTCGTACAGTCTACCGCGGTGTTCAAGACGTCAGTGCCGCAGTCCGCTACATGCGCAAAAACGCAGACAAACTCGGAGTAGACCCCAATCGCATTTACCTTATTGGCAACAGTTCTGGAGCAATACTCTCGCTCGAAAACATCTATGCCAAAAAAGAATCTGACTTCCCGAGTTACATGAACAAAGCAGACGCTCCAAAACTTAGCGCTATTGATATTTACGGCGAGCAGGGCGTTGATTCTCATGCAAACGGCGCAGTCGCCTTATGGGGAGCAATCCACAACAAAGACATCATTGGAGACAACAAGACCCCAGTTCTCCTCGTCCACGGAACTGATGACGAAACCGTACTATTCAAGACAGGCAGACCCTTAGGCGGAGGATATTCTATGGCAGGCTCAACCTTGACCATCCACACCCCAACTCTTTACGGAAGTTTTGTCATTGATTCGATTTTGACCGCCAAGAAAACCGAACACGAAACTTATTTTGTCGACGGTGCCGAGCACGAATTCTACGATGATTACGAATACGAAAAGCCTGTTCAAGACAAAGTCTTCAACTTTTTATACAAACTCGCTTCGGCTGAAAATTCTGGTTCTACAGACATCAAGCACCGCGTATTTGCTCAAGCCCAAAATTCCGCCATCCAGATGGGGAAAGGCAATATGCATTTTAGCATTGCACGCGGAAACAACCTAAAATACGCAATCATGGATATCCGAGGCCGTTCAGTCATGACAGGCAAAGCATCCGCAGGCCAATCCGTTGACTTGACTGCTTTGAACAACGGCGTTTATGTGTTGCGCGTACAAGGCGAAAAAGCAATCCGTTTTAGCATAACTCGCTAATTGAATCACCCCAAATATCGGCTGGCATTGCATCAACAATACAGCCGATACAGTTGATTTTCTAAATACATTCTATTTTATTGGTTATTCAGGCTCGCTAACTTATCTTTATGTTCGGTTAAATGGGATTCTGTTTTGTACAGAAACTTCATGGAGATAAAATATGAACATCAAGAAAACTGCAGTCAAGAGCGCTCTCGCCGTAGCAGCCGCCGCAGCAGCCCTCACCACCAATGTTAGCGCAAAGGATTTTAGCGGTGCCGAACTCTATACTTTAGAAGAAGTTCAGTACGGCAAGTTCGAAGCACGTATGAAGATGGCAGCCGCATCGGGAACAGTCAGTTCCATGTTCCTCTACCAGAATGGCTCCGAAATCGCTGATGGAAGGCCCTGGGTAGAAGTGGATATCGAAGTTCTCGGCAAGAACCCGAACAGTTTTCAGTCCAACATCATTACCGGTAAGGCAGGCTCTCAGATAACAAGCGAAAAGCACCATGCTGTTAGCCCCGCCGCCGATCAGGCATTCCACACCTACGGTCTCGAATGGACTCCGAATTACGTCCGCTGGACTGTAGACGGCAAGGAAGTCCGCAAGACGGAAGGTGGCCAGGTTTCCAACTTGACAGGTACACAGGGACTCCGTTTTAACCTTTGGTCGTCTGAGAGTGCGGCTTGGGTTGGCCAGTTTGATGAATCGAAGCTTCCGCTTTTCCAGTTCATCAACTGGGTCAAAGTTTATAAGTACACGCCGGGCCAGGGCGAAGGCGGTAGCGACTTTACGCTCGATTGGACCGACAATTTCGATACGTTCGATGGCTCCCGCTGGGGCAAAGGTGACTGGACTTTCGACGGCAACCGCGTGGACCTCACCGACAAGAATATTTACTCCAGAGACGGCATGTTGATTCTCGCCCTCACCCGCAAAGGTCAGGAAAACTTCAACGGCCAAGTTCCGAAAGACACCGAATCCGCTCCGGTCTCTTCCAGCAGCACTCC
The DNA window shown above is from Fibrobacter sp. UWB16 and carries:
- a CDS encoding carboxylesterase family protein, which produces MSPHKISQKGMFAAIATFALFASTANSADVRYKDRLFEVEKKKDVTFASDVPYLSSPHMLTQVIQSMAGETLYFYSSENEVENKPLLMDLYTPTGDTEKKRAAVIVSHGGAMIAGAKDDTDQQTVNYCDSLAARGYVTASIQYRRGVTVSGSGMSYSIDSVDFARTVYRGVQDVSAAVRYMRKNADKLGVDPNRIYLIGNSSGAILSLENIYAKKESDFPSYMNKADAPKLSAIDIYGEQGVDSHANGAVALWGAIHNKDIIGDNKTPVLLVHGTDDETVLFKTGRPLGGGYSMAGSTLTIHTPTLYGSFVIDSILTAKKTEHETYFVDGAEHEFYDDYEYEKPVQDKVFNFLYKLASAENSGSTDIKHRVFAQAQNSAIQMGKGNMHFSIARGNNLKYAIMDIRGRSVMTGKASAGQSVDLTALNNGVYVLRVQGEKAIRFSITR
- a CDS encoding GGDEF domain-containing protein, which encodes MGDCKNFIADFPVDSAEFFTAITYATSELYISMHVLDLENNTAFPIKTNEFIDKFMKCGSTLQDSITNIMVNLACPESVSTIKNFTILSTLSERMKNANVISEIFHGKIHGWSKAMFVRVGDDKPLRRVLYVVENVNAQMTKLEQEKELLEQNRKQQNMINALMNGYASVVGVDFVTEKVEFFRTSDRVKSALGFMKEPPPFKILVEKLINTAVHEEDRKSIREVADESYIKEYLPVGNSLSKIFHNEVGQYVEMKIVRTGEETTVFGFTDKNNEITEINDKIYRDSLTQVMNRKYFDDKLSSRNSQAVVMADIDFFKDVNDNYGHQCGDAALAAVASILSSSVRNLDRVVRYGGDEFLISFKGITHEVLRNRLEQMRARAEKIKLQDYPDVKLTMSFGGTFGDGIVSDMLSFADKALYVSKKKRNCVTLVPFEEKI
- a CDS encoding 6-carboxyhexanoate--CoA ligase, which translates into the protein MDYYSLKMRASQHVGEGENSHEQHISGAERIVGRDSVETVCAAMVRRAMNHSKGDPDFINVKIEKVHESDIQVLKSLPVTRVDVETWQKGLEKAFGLITPLMALRQAQGPCDGAKKFKEKLQDLLRETFPMRGAMLYDIATGNRLEPDHERGVRATYMDALHSSEVDGCKNHFNEAIVLATKVANAPGMVAEFCVSDDPNYVTGYVASKELGYVRIMKMKEMGDENGGRIFLFDSRKASAEECIEYLQKKKVLVKIQK
- the bioA gene encoding adenosylmethionine--8-amino-7-oxononanoate transaminase: MNTLLNFDSEHLWHPYAALKNTPARFLAKSAHGTTIETADGLKLIDAVSSWWCMAHGHNAPEIVEAIRKQSEKMCHVMFGGFTHEPAIELGEKLVNFLPEGLNKIFFADSGSIAVECAAKMAVQYQHSLGRPERCKLVALKGGYHGDTAGAMALSDPDGMHVLFRGIMPHHYFAERPNCRFDSAWDDSDFASMERVVEEHKNEIAAVICEPVFQGGNGMWLYNAGYLKRLRELCDRYGILLILDEIASGFYRTGPRFAMMHTATQDCADFIKPDIMCIGKALTGGSITMAACVASEKVADTITNSKIPAFMHGPTYMANPLACAAGIASLSLFESRDYASSVARIEKRLKANLEPLRSLENAADVRVLGAIGVLELKAKPSADDILRVIRETGVWLRPFCNYVYTMPPFITSDAEVDRICEAIKMIGECEPAPIVDGEDEFHE
- a CDS encoding flavodoxin family protein, which translates into the protein MKVILFNGSRRENGCTYTALNIVANQLKAAGIETKIVFVGGRVLKGEVNEVVHEAKELLETADGVVYGSPVYYASPSGEMLMFLDRLYGVAEANLLFKPAANVVSARRAGTTATLDVLNKYPTYAQQPLVTSRYWNMVHGSNPEDVLKDEEGVQIMKELGRNMAWLLKSIDAGKQAGVTQPDAKQKVYTNFIR
- a CDS encoding 8-amino-7-oxononanoate synthase yields the protein MNEQILDFFTKDALEAARANNTYRTLRHISSPEASHVTIAGKDTVLLASNSYLDLANVSELKQAMADAVLEWGTGSGGARLTTGNKTPHDELEEFIAKFKGEEAAIAFNTGYMANVGTISALCSKNDFIFSDELNHASIIDGIRLSRAKCFVYKHNDMADLERAIETAKAEFLAQSASASAALSDAGNAKQGAHPFRGLIVTDAVFSMDGDLANLPELLRIAKAHGVLLMIDEAHATGVLGRTGRGLAEHYNCEHADVTVGTLSKAVAAEGGFVAGSKQLIEFLKNKSRSFIFTTAMAPAVAAAALRNLQFIDAHPERVQQLRDNVKFFCDALRLHGLQVPQTESAIIPIIIGDEAKALRISETLQNEGVLIPAIRYPTVAKGQARLRASLMATHTHEELALAAKEIAEVLSKT
- a CDS encoding family 16 glycosylhydrolase; amino-acid sequence: MNIKKTAVKSALAVAAAAAALTTNVSAKDFSGAELYTLEEVQYGKFEARMKMAAASGTVSSMFLYQNGSEIADGRPWVEVDIEVLGKNPNSFQSNIITGKAGSQITSEKHHAVSPAADQAFHTYGLEWTPNYVRWTVDGKEVRKTEGGQVSNLTGTQGLRFNLWSSESAAWVGQFDESKLPLFQFINWVKVYKYTPGQGEGGSDFTLDWTDNFDTFDGSRWGKGDWTFDGNRVDLTDKNIYSRDGMLILALTRKGQENFNGQVPKDTESAPVSSSSTPASSSSAPAPSSSSIASSSSSAPASSSSEIIPPSSSSVTNSIHGIRTTPTVTREHRGLVNAKGAKVNPNGHKRYRVNFEY